In one Melaminivora jejuensis genomic region, the following are encoded:
- the aat gene encoding leucyl/phenylalanyl-tRNA--protein transferase has translation MSLPLPWLTPDQPLPAPQQAWGDHSPAPGLLAAGGALSVPWLLQAYRQGTFPWFSEGQPILWWCPQPRMVLPVAQFRLHRSLRKTLQRFRATPGCEVRVDSDFSAVIQACASTPRAGQGGGTWIVAEMVAAYEALHAAGHAHSVETWVDGRLVGGLYCVALGRAVFGESMFAHVTDASKIALAALVAIARRGGVQLIDCQQNTRHLASLGAHEVPRAQFLQHVAAASAKPALHWRFESRDWAAVLGAAGQAASGP, from the coding sequence CTGGCTGACTCCTGACCAGCCGCTGCCGGCGCCGCAGCAGGCCTGGGGCGACCATTCGCCCGCGCCGGGCCTGCTGGCGGCGGGCGGCGCCCTGAGCGTGCCGTGGCTGCTGCAGGCCTACCGCCAGGGCACGTTCCCGTGGTTCAGCGAGGGCCAGCCCATCCTGTGGTGGTGCCCGCAGCCGCGCATGGTGCTGCCGGTGGCGCAGTTCCGGCTACACCGCTCGCTGCGCAAGACCTTGCAGCGCTTTCGCGCCACACCGGGCTGCGAGGTGCGCGTGGACAGCGATTTTTCCGCCGTCATCCAGGCCTGCGCCAGCACGCCGCGCGCCGGCCAGGGCGGCGGTACCTGGATCGTGGCCGAGATGGTGGCCGCCTACGAGGCGCTGCACGCCGCCGGCCACGCGCACAGCGTCGAGACCTGGGTCGATGGCCGGCTGGTCGGCGGCCTGTACTGCGTGGCGCTGGGCCGGGCGGTGTTTGGCGAATCCATGTTCGCGCACGTCACCGACGCTTCCAAGATCGCGCTGGCGGCGCTGGTGGCCATCGCCCGGCGCGGCGGCGTGCAGCTGATCGATTGCCAGCAAAACACCCGGCATCTGGCCTCGCTGGGCGCGCATGAAGTGCCGCGCGCGCAGTTCCTGCAGCATGTGGCGGCAGCCAGTGCCAAGCCGGCGCTGCACTGGCGCTTCGAGAGCCGTGATTGGGCTGCCGTACTGGGCGCTGCAGGCCAGGCCGCCTCTGGCCCCTGA
- a CDS encoding glycoside hydrolase family 15 protein produces MAAAATTSLPESWRGGKNWDYRFGWIRDAAFTVEALIRFGLREEPHAAVAWLLRAIQRHGPRLHIFYALDGSLPGGVQERCVPGWRGIGPVVAGNRANGQMQFGIFGDLMKLMRVYVQAGNLLDAGTAQLLRTLADEVLGLWRQEDSGIWELPQTRHYTSSKMGCWQALIEAVRLHEMGAIDGPVAQWRAEADTIRAWVREHCWSPQQRSYTAWAGGTALDASVLLHAGSGFATWR; encoded by the coding sequence ATTGCCGCCGCTGCCACCACTTCGCTGCCCGAGAGCTGGCGCGGCGGCAAGAACTGGGACTACCGCTTCGGCTGGATACGCGACGCCGCCTTCACGGTGGAGGCGTTGATCCGCTTCGGCCTGCGCGAGGAGCCGCACGCCGCCGTCGCCTGGCTCTTGCGCGCCATCCAGCGCCACGGCCCGCGCCTGCACATCTTCTATGCCCTCGACGGCAGCCTGCCGGGCGGCGTGCAAGAGCGCTGCGTGCCGGGCTGGCGCGGCATCGGCCCGGTGGTGGCCGGCAACCGCGCCAATGGCCAGATGCAGTTCGGCATCTTCGGCGACCTGATGAAGCTCATGCGCGTCTATGTGCAAGCGGGCAATCTGCTGGACGCCGGGACGGCGCAGCTGCTGCGCACGCTGGCGGACGAAGTGCTGGGCCTGTGGCGCCAGGAGGATTCGGGCATCTGGGAGCTGCCGCAGACGCGGCACTACACCTCCTCCAAGATGGGCTGCTGGCAGGCGCTCATCGAGGCCGTGCGGCTGCACGAGATGGGCGCCATCGACGGGCCGGTGGCGCAATGGCGCGCCGAGGCCGACACCATCCGCGCCTGGGTGCGCGAGCACTGCTGGTCGCCGCAGCAGCGCAGCTACACCGCCTGGGCGGGCGGCACGGCGCTGGACGCCTCGGTGCTGCTGCACGCGGGCAGCGGCTTCGCCACCTGGCGCTGA